ttaAAGGATTGGTTTCGATTCTCCAAAGGCCTGAAAGGAAATTTTAAGGCTAACTACAATGAGCATGCCTGTCCCGTCCGCGAGTACACCCATGTCTCCCAGTCTGACAGCGAGAGCTCAGACAGCTCCAACTTCTCCATCACCACCGACCAAACCGACTGCTCTGTCTTCATTCCTGTGAACGAGCCAGAAGACCTGTCTACCCTCtactcctcttcttcctccacagttCCTGTCACACCTCTTGAGGAGAGGCAGGTTTAGGAGGCCCCTCAATCAGGGATGCAGTGCATGCATTTTGAGAAGACATCATGCTGTTGCAATTAGCCGATTAGCTAATaagtcacatttacatttacatttacagttacaTGAGTGCTGGTTTCAGGCAGAGTTAGATGATGACaaaatacactgttgcccataaagaataaaatatattttacctcttctcatgacattgtgacaatgtgatttattcttgatagataaagtgtatatctctTCCAATGTGTTTGcaaatgtgtataaataggaataaaaagaggaatgtgtcagaaaacaaaactattccaactttatgggcgaCAGTGTATAATACGCCAATATTGTTGACAAAATACATTAATGGCAGTGTGGGTTATTTTGGGTATTTAATGtgaattctgaaaataaatactacattgaaaaaacacacaaggcaGATAATGACCAAGAAACCAGCATTCACTTAACTCACATTCATAGTTACACTTTCCAATAAGGCACCTGATATAGGGTTTCTGAGATTCGTTTATAAACTTTGTCTCCAACATGATACTCGTTTTGGCTTTTTAGCTAGCTAGAAAAGGTTGCAGAGCATCCAGAGCAAAATGTATTTGAGACTTGATGGCTTATTGGAAAGTAAAATGATCAATTATTgttaattaatattattaatattaataaccGCATTACCAAATACAAAGGATAGGAACCAATCAATGGaatttttcacaacctggcaacccaaaagtgTGTTCCTATTAAGGTCTTCCACCTGCTCTATGATGCATTATTGAGcaataataaaatgtataaacCCTGTAATAAAAGGTGCCTCGTTAGAAAGTGATCATGGTCATGCTAATATCAAAACCCGTGTCGTTTTATACTCCTATAATTTTTTATATTACCTGTTTTAATatctttgaatgtttttaaggttgaaggtttttttcccctataTTTTGTATAACTGACTTAGCTGCATATCGTctcatgtatttttttcccgtattttttttttcagaaataaatacatctATTGATGTTAAGAGCTCCGTCCCATGATTTGCAGAACTGCATCAATTGATTTTAATTCAATCTGTCCGGTTCAGTTGTCATTGTGTCCGTTAGAGGGAGTGCAGTGTCCCGCACAGCACGGAACTGAGTCAACGCATTTTTCAGATTCAAGAAGGGTAGGGCGCAGGGCGGCTGGCCCCCGCAAGAAGAAGCTACAAGTCAGCTACTTCCCTAGCTGAACCGATCGGCTATCGTAATCAATTGATGTCTTCAGATGAGATTTAAGATTTAACCGTGCATTTAGGTGGTTTGACGCTAATTCGCCGTTGGTCGTCCAAAGATTACAACCCGACAAAATGACAGAGTCTGCGGTGGCCGACACTCGCCGGTTGAATTCCAAGCCCCAGGACCTGACGGATGCTTACGGCCCCCCCAGCAATTTTCTGGAAATAGACGTTTATGATCCACAAATCGTTGGAGTTGGACGGAACCGTTACACAACTTACGAAGTTCGCATGCGGGTAAGTGTTGGAACCGCAAGCCAGAACACCTTGTTGCAGTACTAGCTTTTCTTCGCTAAGCTAACTGGTAATTACACTGGTGTTGCTAGCATTAGCATGTTTATCGGCTGTGCTAATGTCAACATACGGAACGGGCTGTGACGTTGACGATAGCAGGCAGTAGTAGCTCAAAGTAGGGCGCCAGTAAAACTCGAGGACCGGGGATTCTCAGCGGCCTACCGTGTGAATTTAGAGGTTGTTTGGTGTAGCGTTAGCAAGGCTGGCTTGTAGAAGTTTCGTGAACACACCAGCGTCTTCCACCAAACAAGGAGATTTATATATCTAGAGTCCAGTTTTAACGTTatacttttatgtttttttaactaCTGTGCAGGTAGCTAAATGCAGAGAAAGCGAAGGAAAAAATACGACGATAGCAAAAATACGGCAGTCCCAGCAGACACTGATTAGTCAACCGTTACCTGCACGTAGACTTTAAGCAAATTAAGCACTAATTTAACGTTGCTTGCTCATCTAGATGAGAAACGCCAAGTGCGTTGGTCGATAATGTCAacttataataattattaattaaacgTACGAGAATAACATTCACGTAATCTAACTAATCGAAGAACGGCAACAGTGTCGGTGGTTCTGTAAAGTTTGTTACTCACATTTAAATTATCATTTATATCATTTGCACACGAATAAGAACAGTAGTTATAGTAAGTACAGAATGGAGGTAAGTTCAACTTCCTCGTCTCATAGACTGTCAGTTAAACGTGTAAGAATATGGCATTCAGAAAATCACTGACACAGCAAAGTTCAAAGACATTTTCAGGAAGCTGATACTAACGCTGTAATTGCAACTTACTAGGTTTGTCATGATTACAGACGCTCATTTTGTGATGTTTGCGGCTGCCTCCTGGCAGTTTGTCCATCATAATATACACAAGCTACTGTTTTCAGCACTTAAATGGCTTTTACTTTCCAACACAACATTCACACGCTCAGACAGGTACACTGACTTGCGTGATAGTTTCTTGTTTCAGAGGTGGGGTCAACTAGTGTAAGGTAGCAGTTGTCCAAACAGAGCTGTCTCACAATTGCAGACAAACTTCATCAAAGCCTGATCAGTCTAGTCAACAGACACCAACCTTCACTGGAAAGCTCTGTTATTATTTCATAATGTCTCTCTCACTGCCTGCAGGCtgtttacacacagagagatcaCCTATTCTATAGCCACTGAAACACCAACGGATAATTAGAACTTGTCAATTAATGTCAATTACACATTTTGAAAACACCTTGAAAATGCAAAGTCATAATCGGTTAAACTGTGCGCATTTCAGCATTTCTTTGAATTAGATTTGCTTGTTGGGACTCTTAATctacatttcaaataaacacattgcGCAATAAGGTTAAATGTGCTTATGTTTATTATGCACAGACAGTTGAGCAGCTCAGTTTTCCACTTAGATGTATCCTATTGATCATTTCTGGCCAGATAAAACTAGAGTAAGAGAGACAATTAGCCCATAAAATAATCCacagaaagagagcgagagaccaTTGTAAAATTGAGCTTTTGATTTTACGCTGTTTGTAAGGTGTAAGCAATTTGAAGATGACTCATTGGGGATTTGTCATTTCACATTTATGATGATTTAGTCAAATTATGGTGGCaagaaatatttgttttttgagGCTCTTTCACAATACCTTCAGCACTGTTAGTGAGGCTTGATAGTTGTAGATTGTTCAGTAAACCCCGTTCTCACCTTCCAACAGCGGCCACATTCAAATCATTGAATTTAGTATAAATGAagggctgttttgttttttatttttcttcctctttgtgtaGACAAACCTTCCCATTTTCAAACTGAAGGATTCCTGTGTGAGAAGAAGATACAGTGACTTTGAGTGGTTAAAGAATGAGCTGGAAAGAGACAGTAAGGTGAGTGAGCAACAATGGCATGCTTCAGGCTAATAATTTAAGATGGCTAGCAGGTGCAAACAAATAGTTATAATGATCTGATGAGTCAGTAGGTTTCGTGTTCTGTTTTAATATAGAAAAGTAACTGTAAATTGTGTGGTGACTTTGATTATCTGTGCCTTTACTCTGCCATGGAACTGGGGCTAAAATTAGCCAATGAACATTTCACAATATAGTAGATATTTTCCATCTTTAATCTTATTTGTGTTGATCTCTGACACCATCAGATTGTAGTACCACCTCTGCCGGGCAAAGCCCTGAAGAGACAGTTGCCATTCCGTGGAGATGAGGGCCTTTTTGAGGAGTCCTTCATTGAGGAGCGGCGATCAGGCCTGGAGCAGTTCATCAACAGGTTAGCCAGTTCAAGACCCTAAATGAAACTACATATTTCCTCTTTCTTGGAATAAGTCAAACAGACATTTGTTACAAAAATGTGTCCGTGTGGAAAATCTGAGTTTGAAATCATAATGGATTTCTGAAAGAAGAGCTAAAAAACAAGAACACTTTTGTGTTCTTGTGAGCTCTGTGGGATGGTTAAATCTAGTAAAGCATGTTTCAAAGCTCTTATTGTGCTCCCCGCATGTTTTATAGCTACAAAATGTGTTGGCCTAAACAGATATTCGCATATTCAGAGTCAGACATTGCCAAAAATGTGGAGCCCTACACAAGGCTTAACCTAATCTGTGTCTGGAAAAGGAGCACCATGTCAACTAACTAATCCACGGTTACATTTCACCAACCTCCGTGAGAAGCATTTGAAATAAGCAGTGAGTGAAttttgtctgctgtctgtctctgtgtatgtttctgtagAATTGCAGGTCACCCGTTGGCCCAGAACGAGCGCTGTCTTCACATGTTTCTGCAAGAGGAAAGCATTGACCGTAACTACATTCCTGGAAAAGTACGACACTAGGGTTTATTGAGGGAGATGGGCTTGGGGGGGTTAAACTCTGGGTTGTGGAATGGACTGACTTGCCTTTCT
This genomic stretch from Toxotes jaculatrix isolate fToxJac2 chromosome 12, fToxJac2.pri, whole genome shotgun sequence harbors:
- the snx12 gene encoding sorting nexin-12 isoform X1; this encodes MTESAVADTRRLNSKPQDLTDAYGPPSNFLEIDVYDPQIVGVGRNRYTTYEVRMRTNLPIFKLKDSCVRRRYSDFEWLKNELERDSKIVVPPLPGKALKRQLPFRGDEGLFEESFIEERRSGLEQFINRIAGHPLAQNERCLHMFLQEESIDRNYIPGKVRH
- the snx12 gene encoding sorting nexin-12 isoform X2, yielding MTESAVADTRRLNSKPQDLTDAYGPPSNFLEIDVYDPQIVGVGRNRYTTYEVRMRTNLPIFKLKDSCVRRRYSDFEWLKNELERDSKIVVPPLPGKALKRQLPFRGDEGLFEESFIEERRSGLEQFINRIAGHPLAQNERCLHMFLQEESIDRNYIPGKV